From Bacillus basilensis, a single genomic window includes:
- the nadB gene encoding L-aspartate oxidase: MPSADVLIIGSGVAALRVAKEICHEKNVIIITKETNRNNNTHLAQGGIAAAVATYDNPNEHLEDTLVAGCHYNNEDVVRYLVEEGPKEINNLIENGMKFDGDETGPHLGKEGAHRKRRILHAGGDATGKNLLEHFIQEVAPHVTVVEQEMVLDFIIENDKCGGVLTRNSEGKLKRYVADYTVLASGGIGGLYAFTSNDKTITGDGLAMVYRAGGELVDLEFVQFHPTMLYASERCSGLVSEAVRGEGAVLINGKGQRFMMDIHPDYDLAPRDVVARAIHEQLLAGEKVYLNIEPIQNFEERFPTVSSLCKKNGVDINEKRIPVVPGAHFHMGGVKTNCDGETSIPNLYAVGEVACNGVHGANRLASNSLLEGLVFGKRIGQHILTKATKDRLNNFAEKEKKFIVLNHLPTKEEIQECMMKYVGIVRTEQSLSYAKRWLSKYGVRNMILQHDALTNEEITLINMLTVCELIVVSALQREESIGGHYRSDYPDRNSVKKEIVRVKRKLQLV, from the coding sequence ATGCCAAGTGCAGATGTCTTAATTATTGGAAGTGGTGTTGCGGCACTTCGTGTTGCGAAAGAGATTTGTCACGAAAAGAATGTGATTATTATCACAAAGGAAACGAATCGTAATAATAATACACATTTAGCGCAAGGTGGAATTGCCGCAGCGGTTGCTACATATGACAATCCAAATGAACATTTGGAAGATACGTTAGTAGCAGGATGTCATTATAACAATGAAGATGTGGTCCGTTATTTAGTTGAGGAAGGGCCGAAAGAAATAAATAATCTCATTGAAAATGGAATGAAATTCGATGGAGATGAAACAGGTCCCCATCTTGGAAAAGAAGGTGCACATCGAAAGCGTCGCATTTTACATGCAGGTGGCGATGCAACAGGAAAGAATTTATTAGAGCATTTCATTCAAGAAGTAGCGCCGCACGTTACGGTAGTGGAACAGGAAATGGTGCTCGATTTTATTATAGAAAATGATAAATGTGGTGGAGTTTTAACAAGAAATAGTGAAGGGAAGCTGAAGCGTTACGTTGCAGATTATACGGTGTTAGCTTCAGGGGGGATTGGCGGTCTATATGCCTTTACTTCTAATGACAAGACAATTACGGGTGATGGACTTGCGATGGTATACCGCGCAGGTGGGGAGCTCGTAGATTTAGAGTTTGTACAATTTCATCCGACGATGTTATATGCGAGCGAGCGATGCAGTGGCCTCGTTTCTGAAGCTGTTCGAGGTGAAGGAGCTGTCCTTATAAATGGAAAAGGACAGCGTTTTATGATGGATATACACCCTGATTATGATCTCGCACCGCGTGATGTAGTGGCAAGAGCGATTCATGAACAGCTGTTGGCGGGTGAAAAAGTGTATTTGAATATTGAGCCTATCCAAAATTTCGAAGAACGTTTTCCGACTGTATCATCATTGTGTAAAAAGAATGGTGTTGATATAAATGAAAAACGCATTCCAGTCGTACCAGGTGCTCATTTTCATATGGGCGGTGTGAAAACGAACTGTGATGGAGAGACGTCCATTCCAAATTTATATGCAGTCGGTGAAGTAGCTTGTAATGGTGTTCATGGAGCAAATAGGTTAGCAAGTAATTCATTATTAGAAGGTCTTGTGTTTGGAAAAAGAATAGGACAACATATTTTAACTAAAGCGACAAAAGACAGATTGAACAACTTCGCTGAGAAGGAAAAGAAATTTATCGTTCTGAATCATTTGCCGACGAAAGAAGAAATACAAGAATGCATGATGAAATATGTTGGGATTGTACGAACAGAGCAAAGTTTATCTTATGCGAAGAGATGGCTTAGTAAGTACGGTGTTCGAAATATGATATTACAACATGATGCTCTTACAAATGAAGAGATAACGCTTATTAATATGTTAACGGTTTGTGAGCTTATAGTCGTATCAGCTTTGCAAAGAGAAGAAAGCATTGGTGGCCATTATCGAAGTGATTATCCAGATAGAAATAGCGTAAAAAAAGAGATCGTTCGAGTGAAAAGAAAACTACAACTTGTGTAA
- a CDS encoding IscS subfamily cysteine desulfurase, with protein MMIYLDYAATTPMSEEALQTYMKAASQYFGNEQSLHDIGGTASSLLQVCRKTFAEMIGGKEQGVFFTSGGSESNYLAIQSLLNARNKKHIITTPMEHASIRSYFQSLKSQGYTITEIPVDKSGLIRLVDLEAAITEDTVLASIQHGNSEIGTVQNIAEIGKLLKKYNVLFHSDCVQTFGKLPIHVFEMGIDSLSVSAHKIYGPKGVGACYINPQVRWTQIFPGTSHEKGFRPGTVNVPGIASFLTAAENILKNQQDENLRFKALRSYFLERLHTIPLEIEVEGHSTSCLPHIIGVTIKGIEGQYTMLECNRRGIAISTGSACQVGKQEPSKTMLAIGKTYEEAKQYVRFSFGQQTTKDQIDTTIHALHTIGNQFYRGVKS; from the coding sequence ATGATGATATATCTTGACTATGCAGCTACTACACCTATGAGTGAAGAAGCGTTACAAACATATATGAAAGCAGCATCGCAATACTTTGGAAATGAACAAAGTTTACATGATATTGGAGGAACAGCCTCTTCTTTATTACAAGTTTGCAGAAAAACATTTGCTGAAATGATTGGCGGAAAAGAACAAGGGGTATTCTTCACAAGCGGTGGCTCGGAATCCAACTACCTTGCGATTCAATCCCTTCTAAATGCCCGAAATAAGAAGCATATTATTACAACACCTATGGAACATGCATCCATTCGAAGTTATTTTCAATCTCTAAAATCACAAGGCTATACGATTACTGAAATTCCTGTTGATAAAAGTGGACTCATTCGTTTAGTAGATTTAGAAGCGGCTATTACAGAAGATACTGTTCTAGCAAGCATACAGCACGGAAACTCTGAAATTGGAACCGTTCAAAATATCGCAGAGATTGGGAAACTCTTAAAAAAATATAACGTTTTATTCCATTCAGATTGTGTGCAAACATTTGGTAAACTTCCTATCCATGTTTTTGAGATGGGGATTGATAGTCTTTCTGTTTCAGCACATAAAATATACGGACCAAAAGGTGTTGGCGCTTGCTATATAAACCCGCAAGTTCGCTGGACACAAATATTCCCAGGAACCTCTCACGAAAAAGGTTTTCGCCCAGGCACAGTAAACGTTCCTGGCATCGCATCTTTTTTAACGGCTGCTGAGAATATATTAAAAAATCAACAGGACGAAAACTTACGTTTTAAGGCGTTACGATCCTACTTTTTAGAGCGATTACACACAATCCCGCTAGAAATTGAAGTAGAAGGTCATTCTACTTCTTGTTTACCACATATTATTGGGGTTACAATAAAAGGAATAGAAGGTCAGTATACAATGCTAGAATGTAATCGCCGCGGTATTGCCATTTCTACGGGAAGTGCTTGCCAAGTCGGTAAACAAGAACCTTCGAAAACAATGCTTGCAATTGGAAAAACGTATGAAGAGGCAAAACAATATGTTCGCTTCTCTTTCGGACAACAAACAACGAAAGATCAAATTGATACTACTATTCATGCACTACACACAATTGGAAATCAATTTTATAGAGGTGTTAAATCATAA